A single window of Arcobacter venerupis DNA harbors:
- a CDS encoding DUF4062 domain-containing protein, translating to MAIPRVFISSTCYDLKHIRENLKFFVKTIGYESVLSDEGDVFYSPYSHTHESCLKEVETCQLFILIIGGRYGGNFKDTDKSITNNEYKEAVKQNIPIFTLVEAGVYSDHNVYNKNKKDKPNIYKNISYPNIDDIKIFDFVDEVRNNGKNNAIQPFRNFSDMEIYLKKQWAGMMYDFLLEKNKESESKLTNKLLDNINLASRKTEELVKYLLKQSNQDNTNIDKEIENIDNKIEAEKFVQLVIDKFNLNELPKIALNKLINLDINNISWIEFLEFLGFKRTKSPDNKLEILWAPHEKMGLQIKKEGVVSNHENFVNLTETFSSLKKLNEKDKKDIYQKFVDLSNK from the coding sequence ATGGCTATTCCAAGAGTATTTATTAGTTCTACTTGTTATGATTTAAAACACATAAGAGAAAATTTAAAATTTTTTGTAAAAACAATTGGTTATGAATCTGTTTTATCTGATGAGGGGGATGTATTTTATAGTCCATATAGTCATACTCATGAATCTTGTTTAAAAGAAGTAGAAACTTGCCAACTATTTATATTGATTATCGGTGGTAGATATGGTGGAAACTTCAAAGATACTGATAAATCGATAACAAATAATGAATATAAAGAAGCTGTAAAACAAAATATACCTATTTTCACTTTAGTTGAAGCAGGGGTATATTCTGACCACAATGTTTATAATAAAAATAAAAAAGATAAACCCAATATTTATAAAAATATTTCATATCCAAATATAGATGATATAAAAATATTTGATTTTGTTGATGAAGTTAGAAATAACGGCAAAAATAATGCTATTCAGCCTTTTAGAAATTTTTCAGATATGGAAATATACTTAAAAAAGCAATGGGCAGGAATGATGTATGATTTTTTATTAGAAAAAAATAAAGAATCAGAATCTAAACTAACAAATAAATTATTAGATAATATAAACTTAGCATCTAGAAAAACTGAAGAATTAGTAAAATATTTACTAAAACAATCAAATCAAGATAATACAAATATTGATAAAGAAATTGAAAATATTGACAATAAAATTGAAGCAGAAAAATTTGTTCAATTAGTTATTGACAAGTTTAACTTAAACGAATTGCCAAAAATTGCACTCAATAAGTTAATTAATTTAGATATTAATAATATTTCTTGGATTGAATTTCTAGAATTTTTAGGATTTAAACGTACTAAATCTCCTGATAATAAACTTGAAATACTTTGGGCACCACATGAAAAGATGGGATTACAAATTAAAAAGGAAGGTGTTGTATCAAATCATGAAAATTTTGTCAATTTAACAGAAACTTTTAGCTCTCTAAAAAAATTAAATGAAAAAGATAAAAAAGACATTTATCAAAAATTTGTAGATTTATCAAATAAATAA
- a CDS encoding cupin domain-containing protein, with product MEKYNIFEQIIVDKKEEIFFEIFKNETIKVEKIVSNGQKSPENFWYEQEKNEFVLLLEGFAILEFENREVELKKGDCLNIEAYQKHKVKFTSLDEPTVWFAVFY from the coding sequence ATGGAAAAATATAATATTTTTGAGCAAATAATAGTAGATAAAAAAGAGGAAATTTTTTTTGAAATTTTTAAAAATGAGACAATAAAAGTAGAAAAAATAGTTTCAAATGGACAAAAATCACCTGAAAATTTTTGGTATGAACAAGAAAAAAATGAGTTTGTTTTGCTTTTAGAAGGTTTTGCAATACTTGAGTTTGAGAATAGGGAAGTGGAATTAAAAAAAGGTGATTGTTTAAATATAGAGGCTTATCAAAAACATAAAGTAAAATTTACGAGTCTTGATGAGCCAACGGTTTGGTTTGCAGTGTTTTATTGA
- a CDS encoding O-acetylhomoserine aminocarboxypropyltransferase/cysteine synthase family protein — protein sequence MQNETIAIHAGYNKKEGFGTMSVPITQTTAYAFRDSEHAANLFALKELGPIYTRLTNPTTDVLEQRFAALEGGAAAICTSSGQAASFFAIANVAEAGDNILISDKLYGGSVTLFTYTMKRFGITARVFKSDDASDLESLIDDKTKAIYFESLSNPQIAIPDVEKVVEIAKKHGVLTICDNTVASAALFNPIKWGVDVVVHSTSKYTNGQGTALGGIVVERDGLAEFFKANENRYSHFTTPDVSYHGLVYTDVPLPNFCLRIRLSLLRDIGATQAPFNSWLLIQTLETLSLRVDKHSDNALEVAKFLESHPKVKSVNYPGLKSNKYYDKAQKYFKGGKSSGLISFDVESFEEAKRVIDSAKLFSVVVNIGDSKSLIVHPASTTHSQMSPEELAKAGVNPVTIRLSIGLENTIDLIEDLTQALN from the coding sequence ATGCAAAACGAAACAATTGCAATACACGCTGGGTATAACAAAAAAGAAGGTTTTGGGACAATGAGTGTTCCAATTACTCAAACAACTGCTTATGCATTTAGAGATTCTGAACATGCTGCAAATTTATTTGCATTAAAAGAACTTGGACCAATCTATACAAGATTAACAAATCCAACAACTGATGTTTTAGAGCAAAGATTTGCTGCACTTGAAGGTGGAGCTGCTGCTATTTGTACATCTTCAGGACAAGCTGCATCATTTTTTGCAATCGCAAATGTAGCTGAAGCTGGTGATAATATTCTTATTTCAGATAAATTATATGGTGGAAGCGTTACATTATTCACTTACACTATGAAAAGATTTGGAATTACGGCACGTGTATTTAAAAGTGACGATGCTTCTGATTTAGAATCATTAATTGATGATAAAACAAAAGCTATCTATTTTGAATCATTATCAAACCCTCAAATTGCTATTCCTGATGTGGAAAAAGTAGTTGAGATTGCAAAAAAACATGGTGTTTTAACTATTTGTGATAACACTGTTGCAAGTGCAGCTTTATTTAATCCAATCAAATGGGGAGTTGATGTTGTTGTTCACTCAACTTCAAAATATACAAATGGTCAAGGAACTGCACTTGGTGGAATTGTTGTTGAAAGAGATGGATTAGCTGAATTTTTCAAAGCAAATGAGAACAGATATTCACACTTTACAACTCCTGATGTATCTTATCATGGATTAGTTTATACAGATGTTCCACTTCCAAACTTTTGTTTAAGAATTAGATTATCACTTTTAAGAGATATTGGGGCAACTCAAGCGCCTTTTAATTCTTGGCTATTAATTCAAACATTAGAAACATTAAGTTTAAGAGTTGATAAACATTCAGACAATGCTTTAGAAGTTGCTAAATTTTTAGAATCTCATCCAAAAGTAAAATCTGTAAATTATCCAGGATTAAAATCTAACAAATATTATGACAAAGCTCAAAAATATTTCAAAGGTGGAAAATCATCTGGACTTATCTCTTTTGATGTTGAATCATTTGAAGAAGCAAAAAGAGTTATTGATAGTGCAAAACTATTTAGTGTTGTTGTAAATATTGGAGATAGTAAATCACTTATTGTTCATCCAGCATCTACAACTCACTCACAAATGAGTCCAGAAGAGTTGGCAAAAGCTGGTGTAAATCCTGTAACAATTAGACTTTCAATAGGTTTAGAAAATACTATTGATTTAATTGAAGATTTAACACAAGCATTAAATTAA
- a CDS encoding RrF2 family transcriptional regulator — MPLISTKGVYGLTAMYELSKHQEDSPMQIRDISANANIPQNYLEQLLSKLRRAELVKSIRGARGGYVLARSAKEIKIVDILIALEDDIKIVDVKTDNPILNIFFDESKNSMKKIFDISLDKLDEYQEKYNEFLHYNI; from the coding sequence ATGCCGTTAATATCAACAAAAGGTGTATATGGTCTAACAGCCATGTACGAGTTAAGTAAGCATCAAGAAGATTCTCCCATGCAAATCAGAGATATTTCAGCTAATGCTAATATCCCTCAAAATTACTTAGAACAACTTTTAAGTAAATTAAGACGAGCGGAACTTGTAAAAAGTATACGAGGTGCAAGGGGTGGATATGTTCTTGCTAGAAGTGCTAAAGAGATTAAAATAGTTGATATTTTAATCGCTTTAGAAGATGATATTAAAATAGTAGATGTTAAAACTGATAATCCAATTTTAAACATCTTTTTTGATGAATCAAAAAACAGTATGAAAAAGATTTTTGATATAAGCCTAGATAAACTAGATGAATATCAAGAGAAATATAACGAATTTTTACATTACAATATATAA
- the cysK gene encoding cysteine synthase A: MKYANNITELIGNTPLVKLQGASNTSGATVLGKCEFMNPSHSVKDRIGTNMINAALKAGLIKEGTTVIEPTSGNTGIALASVCAALGIKLVLTMPSSMSIERRRLLKALGAELVLTAPEKGMKGAIEKAVELQEETPNSFIPQQFANAANPEIHRLTTAKEILADTDGKIDIFVAAIGTGGTITGTGEVLKAHNPNIQIIAVEPEASPVLSGGKPGPHKIQGIGAGFVPDVLNTKIYDEVLQVSNDDAIAASRQIAQSEGLLVGISAGANIHAAQLVASRPENKGKTIVTILCDTGERYLSSGLYDYDEE; the protein is encoded by the coding sequence ATGAAATATGCAAATAACATAACAGAATTAATCGGTAACACACCTTTAGTAAAATTACAAGGTGCAAGTAACACAAGTGGTGCAACAGTTTTAGGTAAATGTGAATTTATGAATCCATCACATTCAGTAAAAGATAGAATTGGTACAAACATGATAAATGCAGCTTTAAAAGCTGGATTAATTAAAGAAGGTACAACGGTAATTGAACCTACAAGTGGAAATACTGGAATTGCATTAGCTTCTGTTTGTGCAGCTTTAGGAATTAAATTAGTTCTTACAATGCCATCATCAATGAGTATTGAAAGAAGAAGATTATTAAAAGCTTTAGGAGCTGAGTTAGTATTAACTGCACCTGAAAAAGGTATGAAAGGTGCTATTGAAAAAGCTGTTGAATTACAAGAAGAGACTCCAAACTCTTTTATTCCTCAACAATTTGCAAATGCTGCAAATCCAGAGATTCACAGACTTACAACTGCAAAAGAAATTTTAGCAGACACTGATGGGAAAATTGATATTTTTGTAGCTGCTATTGGAACAGGTGGAACAATTACTGGAACTGGTGAAGTTTTAAAAGCTCACAATCCAAATATCCAAATTATTGCAGTTGAGCCAGAAGCATCACCAGTATTAAGTGGTGGGAAACCAGGACCTCATAAAATTCAAGGAATTGGAGCTGGGTTTGTACCTGATGTTTTAAATACAAAAATTTATGATGAAGTATTACAAGTATCAAATGATGATGCAATTGCAGCTTCAAGACAAATTGCTCAATCTGAGGGATTATTAGTTGGTATTTCAGCAGGAGCTAATATTCACGCTGCACAATTAGTAGCATCAAGACCAGAAAATAAAGGTAAAACTATTGTTACAATTTTATGTGACACAGGTGAAAGATACCTAAGTTCAGGTTTATATGATTATGATGAAGAGTAA
- a CDS encoding DUF2061 domain-containing protein: protein MHEKPYRSVVKAISWRTVGTIDTIIVSYFITGNLVMAASIGSIEVITKMALYYFHERAWNKLSFGKVKTPAVDYQI, encoded by the coding sequence ATGCACGAAAAACCATATAGGTCAGTTGTAAAAGCCATTTCATGGCGGACAGTTGGAACTATTGATACAATTATTGTTTCATATTTTATTACTGGGAATCTAGTAATGGCAGCTTCAATTGGTTCAATTGAAGTTATTACAAAAATGGCTTTATACTATTTCCATGAAAGAGCATGGAATAAATTATCTTTTGGAAAAGTGAAAACTCCAGCAGTTGATTATCAAATTTAG
- a CDS encoding phosphoadenylyl-sulfate reductase codes for MSNKELIQNINKELENKSTQEVIEYFLTKFKNVALSSSLAAEDQVLTDIILKQDKNATIFTLDTGRLHPETYDVMDATNLKYSVKIDVFFPQYEKVQELYQTQGVNGHYESIDNRKNCCNIRKIEPLKRALKDVEVWITGLRAAQSVTRVDMPLVEWDENFKVIKVNPLINWTEENVWDYIKENRVPYNKLHDKGFPSIGCAPCTRAIKDGEDIRAGRWWWENPEHKECGLHKK; via the coding sequence ATGAGTAATAAAGAATTAATACAAAATATAAATAAAGAGTTAGAAAATAAATCTACACAAGAAGTGATAGAGTATTTTTTAACAAAATTCAAAAATGTAGCACTTAGTTCAAGCTTAGCAGCTGAAGACCAAGTTTTAACAGATATTATTTTGAAACAAGATAAGAATGCAACAATATTTACATTAGATACGGGAAGATTACATCCTGAAACTTATGATGTTATGGATGCAACAAATTTAAAATACAGTGTAAAAATTGATGTATTTTTTCCTCAATATGAAAAGGTACAAGAACTTTATCAAACTCAAGGGGTAAATGGTCACTATGAGAGTATTGATAACAGAAAAAACTGCTGTAACATTAGAAAAATCGAACCTCTTAAACGTGCTTTAAAAGATGTTGAAGTTTGGATTACAGGGCTCAGAGCTGCTCAAAGCGTTACAAGAGTTGATATGCCTTTAGTTGAATGGGATGAAAACTTCAAAGTAATTAAAGTAAATCCTTTAATTAATTGGACAGAAGAGAATGTATGGGATTATATAAAAGAAAACAGAGTTCCATATAATAAACTTCACGATAAGGGCTTTCCAAGTATTGGTTGTGCTCCCTGTACCAGAGCCATTAAGGATGGTGAAGATATAAGAGCTGGAAGATGGTGGTGGGAAAACCCAGAACACAAAGAATGTGGTTTACACAAAAAATAA
- the cysD gene encoding sulfate adenylyltransferase subunit CysD: MQISQNRLTHLKQLEAESMHIMREVVAEFSNPAMLYSVGKDSSVMLHLLQKAFYPAPPPLPLVHVDTTWKFKEMIEFRDKRAKEVGMELIVYTNPKGEEMNISPFTHGSALHTDVMKTEGLKQMLNIQKFDAVFGGARRDEEKSRAKERIYSFRDKNHRWDPKSQRPELWNVYNGRHTKGESIRVFPLSNWTELDIWQYIYLEGIPIPDLYFSKEREVVEYMGTKIMVDDERMPESLRKTAKKEMVRFRTLGCYPLTGAVNSEATTLPEIIQEMLICTTSERQGRLIDSDGDASMEKKKQEGYF; this comes from the coding sequence ATGCAAATAAGTCAAAATAGATTAACACATCTAAAACAACTAGAAGCAGAATCAATGCATATTATGAGAGAAGTTGTAGCAGAGTTCTCAAATCCAGCGATGTTATATAGTGTAGGAAAAGACTCTTCTGTAATGTTACATCTTTTACAAAAAGCATTTTATCCTGCACCTCCTCCACTTCCTTTAGTTCATGTTGATACAACATGGAAGTTTAAAGAGATGATTGAGTTTAGAGATAAAAGAGCAAAAGAAGTTGGTATGGAACTTATAGTTTATACTAATCCAAAAGGTGAAGAGATGAATATCTCTCCATTTACTCACGGTTCAGCATTACATACAGATGTAATGAAAACTGAAGGATTAAAACAAATGTTAAATATCCAGAAGTTTGATGCAGTATTTGGTGGAGCAAGACGTGATGAAGAAAAATCAAGAGCAAAAGAGAGAATCTACTCTTTTAGAGATAAAAATCATAGATGGGATCCAAAATCTCAGCGACCAGAATTATGGAATGTATATAATGGAAGACACACAAAAGGTGAGTCTATTAGAGTATTCCCATTATCAAACTGGACAGAATTAGATATTTGGCAATATATTTATTTAGAAGGTATTCCTATTCCTGATTTATATTTCTCAAAAGAGAGAGAAGTAGTTGAATATATGGGTACAAAAATCATGGTTGATGATGAAAGAATGCCTGAAAGTTTGCGAAAAACAGCTAAAAAAGAGATGGTAAGATTCAGAACTTTAGGTTGTTATCCATTAACTGGTGCAGTTAACAGTGAAGCTACAACTTTACCTGAGATTATTCAAGAGATGTTAATTTGTACTACAAGTGAAAGACAAGGTAGATTAATAGATAGTGATGGTGACGCATCAATGGAGAAAAAGAAACAAGAAGGATATTTTTAG